The genomic stretch ttttcttatgTACACTATATTTATTGTGGTGGAAATTCTCGTAAGCTGGAGGaaggagttcaccaggagacttcagatgtcttatgcagaagtatttattgcaggttCGATGCATCAAGGAGAcgttgatgagcaacacaatgtccacaagtgaaccaaggtagtgccacCCCAAATTCTGATGGGGTGTATTAATACCCTCAATGTCACATGTTTCTCCTTTCTACTCCTTAAACTATTCCCTATTATGGATATTCGATACCTACCTTCTACATTTGTGGTACTCTATTGGacagtcaaaaccaaacaatagctTCTGCCACACTCATGTACGCCCTGACCTCCAACCCTCTGACGGAAGACACTTTGACCTAATTCCGTATTAAAATGTGAACTTGAGCAATCCTCCTAGAATTGGTCCGGTCTATGTCTGTGCAGTTTATCTAGATGACCTTGGCTACCTCCGTAGTAAGAACAGGTTGAGActtcctatctgctgtctgctggaattgctattatgttaatgtgtctgtctgtctctgtgttgtccaaccttgagaccttgGAACAGGAAGGGGCCATTTGAATTGTCAACAGTCTCTTGGTATCCTGAAGCATTCGGAGttcctttcactggaactaaggggccaagcccagctcctgaagaacaaccccacaccataatcccccctccaccaaactTTACACTTGGCACAGTGCAGTCAGACAAGTTCTCCTGGCAACAGCCAAACCCAGACTCGTCCATCAGATTGCCAGATGGTGAAGCGTGATTCGTTATTCCAGAGAACGTGTCATTGTTCTAGAGTCCAGTGGAGGCGtgctttacaccactgcatCCGACGCTCTGCATTGCACTTGTGATGTATGGTTCGGATGCAGCTGTTCGGCCATGGAAACCGATTCCATGAAGCTCTCTACGGACTGTTCTTGAGCTAATCTGAAGGCCACCtgaagtttggaggtctgtAGCAATGACTGCAGAAAGTTGGCGACCTCTGCACTATGCGCCTCAGCATCCGTTGACCCCGCTCCGTCATTTTACGAGGCCTACCACTTTGTGGCTGAGTTGCTGTCGTTCCCAATCGCTTCCACTTTGTTATAATACCACTGACAGTTGACTGTGGAATATTTAGGAGTAAGGAAATTTCACGACTGGACTTGTTGGACAGGTGGCATCCTATCACAGTGCCACGCTGGAATTTGctgagctcctgagagcgacccattctttcacaaagcagaaacagtctgcatgctttggtgcttgattttatacagctgtggccatggaagtgaTTGGAACACCTGAGGATGGGTGAGTGAATACTTTCGACGCAGGTGTTCAGACGCTGGCGTCACTGGAGGTCATCGTCGTCGAACAGATCCTCAAAGTCTGCAGGCGGAACAGGAcggaaagagacaaaacatgtGAAGGTTAGAATTAGTCCAGCTGTTTCCCAGAGCTCCTGCACTCTCAGTCAATCCTTTATTCCAGATCCAGAGTTCATTTACAGGCTGACCACAGACTGTTTCTGTATTCACCAAACCTAAAGACTCCAGCTGTATGAACACACTGCAATCACAGGCTCTGCTGATCAGAGCTGACATTTTACGGATTAATCGATCAATGGGGAAAATAATCCGTAAATAATCATGAAAACAATTGTTAACTGCAGCCTCACTTATTGATTCCCAGTTCCAATGGTAAAAACTGGAGGTCACATATTTAGTTGCTAACTATGTTACCTTTGCCTCTTTAGGACTGTGTGTTCATAAACCTTTAGTTCAACCCTTattcctgtttttttaatatcactGATGAGAAAGTATTTCCTGCCTCATTTTTGTGGCTTCAAAATGAGCTAAAAGTGGTTTCTGAAGACTTCATTCATACGTACTGTATCTACATAAATCTATGCTGACAGTGACCCTGAGAAACTGTCTGTTCCGTCTCTGTGGTTTCCAGGAACAGGACATTCCTGTTTTGCCTAATAAGGGACAGAGTACGAGCCCTTTGGCTACCCATAACCTCCTGCAACTTTGAGCATAGCACGCAGCCCACTCCAGCATCAGGCAAGTCTTCTTGTATGTACCTTATTTTCACCACGCGGTCTAAAAACAATTGCCCACGTGTCGCACTGTCCAGGTGACCTTTTAACACGGCTTAACATCACATCGTCATGTCCACGTCAGGGCCAGAGGAcgcctcagctgcagctcacagcgTCCTGAGCCACATTAAAGGGCAAAGGCTCTCTGAAATCTAACTTAAACGATCACTTTAGCACACGACATGTGCATATATGAACAGATGAGTGTGTAAAGCATCAGAGTCCCATTAGCACCACTGAATATTACATTACGAACCATTAAGCTGCATCACTTTGGACACACACTCCGTGTCACTCTAAACGTGTACAAGCTGCGTCTGCATCAGGCATCGCAACACTTAAAGTGAATTCGTGATTAGCGTGAAGGGTCCTTACGGAGTCAAATCCTTATTAGTGCTACGAGCTGGGACGCGCCATACATGAGAATtcacagaagtgtgtgtgtgtgtgtgtgtgtgtgtgtgtgtgtgtgagagaagcaGCTGACTGGCGAGGTGTCCTGCTGAgtttcagtctgacagcagctatAAACTCACTTTaccatcttcctcttctctctcttttttttttttctttttaacaatCAGCTCTTTTCTTTCTAGGTCATGTGCCGCTGAGCCAAAATTGTTTTTGCCTGCAGCCGTCGCTGCAAGACGGAAAACAGATTAGGTTAGTGTTTTAGGGCGTCCTCTGTGCGCGCCCGCTCGCACATAAACTGATGTTTACAGGAGAGCAACAGGATTTCTGAGCGTCGCTTTGAGACGACGGTGTGGTTaaggcaaaaaaagaaagaaagatttgAAGTGCATTTAAGTTAATATGTTCCATAAAACACTTTCCCACTGATATGATGCTGCTGAGCTTTTGACTTTACTGTTTACATCTGTTTGAACAGTTCAGTCATGTGTTTCTGCTTAGCGTCgttcagtttgactttaaaagAAAGCTTAACGTGGCCGAATGATCAGGTTTCtctgagaaatgtgtgtgtgtgtgtgtgtgtgtgtgtgtgtgtgtgtgtgtgtgtgaaccagcTTTCTGTCGATCATTAGATCATTCAgtttttacaaccctgattccaagaaAGCAGACTCTGCGTCAAACatgagctcatgtattaatatcctttatacagtcatgagttcacaaagtggtgactCTCACTCCATCCTGGCTtttgaatgactgagcctttccaggatgcccctttcatacccaatcatgatcctatcacctgttaccaatgaacctctTTACCTGttgaatgttccaaacaggtgtttttgaagcattcctcaactttctcagtctttagttgctcctgtcccaacattACCACCAAAACCAGGAATGCTCAGATAACTTAAATAAACGTGAACACAGCCGGTCGTGTCTAAAATCCTGTCTGCTAACAAATCTGCGTAATAAAGCAACTTGTAAGGAAGCACTACAAGGGTTTAACTTCTTCACCTCACACTTCTGTCAGATTTGACCTTTGAAAGAGGCAAATGAGCATTTTGCAGCTTCTATTGTTGCGTGCAGttttgatcatttcagctccagTCGTAATGCAGATCAAGGCGTTTAAGCTTATCGCCGCGACTGGTTGTCATACTGGATAAAAGCGATAAAACAAGATTCTAGTTTTGTGCGCAGCACTGCTGACATATTCGGCTACTATATTTAAAAGAACAAGTGACTTAAATGGTACACTTGTTCTGTAAAGGCCTGTGGCTTACCGTTAAAGAAATCAGAGTGCACTGCTTTTTCATTGGCTGCCAGGTCCATTAGCAAACCGCTGCTGCCTCCTGcctgtgaacacacagcagtgcaacCCGTGTTAATGCAttcgcgcgcacacacacacacacacattacattaaTGTAAACAGGCATAGAGAAGCTACTACCGCTGTTGAATAATACAGCAGAGGAGTGGATACCCTTCAGTCACAGTTTTCTCTTCATCAGACCACTGAAAGCCAGCTCAGCACGTAGAAACAAAACGTTTGATTTAAAGTACAAGAAGTTCAGGATCGGATGAGGATTTCTGCGAAATATCTTACTCATTTTTAGGTGTATATTTGTGGGCTTTGTGAGCAGATCTGCAGGGTTAATGTTTCACacgcagttaaaaaaaaagacatgcagaTCGCTTTTGGTACATTTTGATGCTAAAAACATTTGTTCCTCAATAAAActttgtaacagagtatttctacactcTGGTACTGCAACATTTACTTCAGTGAATAAGCTGACTACTACTTTAACTACCGGAAAGTAGTGGCGTAAATACAAGTTTAATATTGAAGCCTGATAGCGTCGTGATAACGCAATTTAAAATGTCTAATGAAGGAAAAACGCTGTCTAACTGAATATCGAtcgattaattaattaattgttttacAATAAACATAGTGTATGAATAAAGTATTCCACCTGAGTATTAATCTATTTTAAAACCTCGCACACCTGTCACCGAAAGGCTGCacatccttttttttatctgagAGTCTTATATTTAGAACATTAACGTTACTTTAACGTTACTGcgctagctagcattagccagccagccagtttTTTGAGCCATTGTTCGTATTTTCGCTTAAACCTGCCTCGTCCAGATCCACGTACGGTCCAGCTCCTTCGGGAAACATCTCATCCACCGCGGGTTTCATTGTGTCTTCAGTTTAGCAGCGCTTCAGTGGTTTAAAAGATGTTGTCCGTAGCTAGCCCGGCCAGTTTATTAGCACACAGAAACGAAACAACCGTGTGCAACACGAAAATGTGTCCGGCTTTCTCCTCGAGCTTTTTCATTTGGTCCGCTTTTTACCTCCAACTTACATTTTAGTCATATTAGCCATGGAAATGTTTGCCCATATCAGTGGTGGAAACAGTGTTCAGACCTTTTATTCGAGTAAAAGTACCAACAACGTTGTAACGatttaaaaatacttaaaactCCTGCATTTCAACcctacttaagtaaaagtgcagTAAAATATAGCCAGGATAtcaaaagtactcattctgcagtaaaACGTCCTCTGactgatttattattatatgtgacattattagattattaataCCGATGCTTCAGTGTGGAATTTTAACAGAGTATTTTGTATTTCCTTTCATACCACAAGGGTTCCTTCAAAGAAAGAGGACATCATTTCGtatttggaaaatgttttattcatggcACATTACATGAAGGTGTTATTCAATCCTACAAAAGGGCTACATACTCTGCTTTTGTGTTCTATGTTAATGGCTACACTACAAACAGTGATACACTTGCTATGCTACACCTTTTCTTCAGCTCATTTTGCTTCTACAATAACTTCCTCATAATCTTTCTGTCAGGATAAAAAACGCATTGCTTTTTATTTCCGTGGGCTAACTCCACAGCTCCCTCCTGGCTCCATCCAGCTCCCCTTTCAGTGTTCGTGCCCCGCGTTGGTCTCATATCCCAGGGTGTCTCCGAGGTGCTGGTGGGCGAAGAAGGCCCGGGCCATCTCGTTGATGTGGTTGTAGGCGCCGATGGATCTGAAGTATTCGATGTAGTTCCAGAAGTCAGAGGTGGAGTAAGGCCAGTAGGGAACAGCTGGTGGTTCATCGTACGGCactgaagacacacagcaggtcagAGATCAGCAGGAGACCACATAAGACTGCCAAAATGTTAGAAGTCAAAGAGAAagctgattcattcatttttggatTTCAAGTTGAAttaaacagaagaggaagtgcGACAGATGGAAAACTGTGATATCTGAGGTATTTGGTGTTGGTTGCAAAATATGAAGGCATCTAAAAGGAGAGAAGGTTATTTATGTACAGTACCTCCTTCTGGGATGACTCTGGCctctgtgaggaggagagagaggaggagaaattaaCATTCCCAGGCATTCCAAGGCTTCC from Chaetodon auriga isolate fChaAug3 chromosome 21, fChaAug3.hap1, whole genome shotgun sequence encodes the following:
- the cops9 gene encoding COP9 signalosome complex subunit 9 codes for the protein MKPAVDEMFPEGAGPYVDLDEAGGSSGLLMDLAANEKAVHSDFFNDFEDLFDDDDLQ
- the otos gene encoding otospiralin, which translates into the protein MNSSTSLHAVTSRLQEGKMKLLVWLSVLFCLVACQLSEARVIPEGVPYDEPPAVPYWPYSTSDFWNYIEYFRSIGAYNHINEMARAFFAHQHLGDTLGYETNAGHEH